The Saccopteryx leptura isolate mSacLep1 chromosome 2, mSacLep1_pri_phased_curated, whole genome shotgun sequence genome has a window encoding:
- the NDUFV3 gene encoding NADH dehydrogenase [ubiquinone] flavoprotein 3, mitochondrial isoform X2, which yields MVYPLCHRWSDVVDPKERGKLLTTPTAAEVSKNLTSSSSYSSVVNQGGTGASPNPDDNVLVIDERVSELLSRKTLIEFPQKVPSSFRKQGSSPEVLQKKRVTDASSSSSSSSSDSESDGEGGGSEADSPAVSRGKVPKPEASHAFENGAPKISESAKEKTWSPQPHLDLTSAVKPHQAKKKGTSSKPLKERKDQPKATVPKSQGNEEFMKQNVKEKKLQEIFKSTKIDKESQKPFEVKKISSDHTKSGLSIQLGGGPVPTPLTEKTTTEGQLPATPPERKGRHLGKQVPEPDGEVAFSPFRKGNLGKQVIEEISKAKEENLEDQLPIKNLKPVPVYNKGVFDEKIAVLKLEAKGEIIEDSATQVGDQDDTQEPAQAAPPPEPFDNTTYKNLQHHDYTTYTFLDLNLDLSKLRLPQPSSGRESPRH from the exons ATGTAGTGGACCCAAAGGAGAGGGGCAAGCTACTAACCACCCCAACAGCAGCTGAAGTGTCTAAAAACTTAACTTCATCCAGTTCTTACTCATCAGTGGTGAATCAAGGTGGGACAGGAGCTAGCCCTAACCCTGATGACAACGTGCTAGTCATAGATGAAAGGGTTTCAGAGCTTTTGTCAAGAAAGACTTTgatagagtttcctcagaaagTTCCATCTTCATTCAGAAAACAGGGCTCCAGTCCAGAAGTTCTTCAGAAAAAGAGAGTGACGGacgcttcctcttcctcctcatccaGCTCTTCTGATTCCGAGTCTGACGGGGAGGGAGGTGGCTCCGAAGCTGATTCTCCAGCAGTGAGCAGAGGAAAGGTTCCAAAACCAGAGGCCTCCCATGCCTTTGAAAATGGAGCCCCCAAAATTTCAGAATCTGCAAAAGAGAAGACGTGGTCACCACAGCCACATCTGGACCTCACTTCTGCAGTGAAGCCCCATCAGGCAAAGAAGAAAGGGACCTCCAGTAAGccattaaaggaaagaaaagaccaGCCAAAAGCCACAGTACCCAAGTCACAGGGAAATGAAGAATTTATGAAgcaaaatgtaaaggaaaaaaaacttcaggaaatatttaaatcaactaaaatagataaagaaagccaaaagccatttgaagtaaaaaaaatttcatcTGACCATACAAAGTCAGGATTATCTATACAACTGGGTGGTGGCCCAGTGCCCACTCCATTGACAGAAAAGACCACCACAGAAGGACAGCTGCCAGCAACTCCtcctgaaagaaaaggaagacattTAGGAAAACAAGTACCAGAACCTGATGGGGAGGTGGCTTTTTCCCCGTTCAGAAAGGGAAATTTGGGGAAGCAAGTAATAGAAGAAATTTCAAAGGCTAAAGAAGAGAATTTGGAAGATCAGTTGCCAATAAAAAATTTGAAGCCAGTTCCTGTCTATAATAAAGGTGTTTTTGATGAAAAGATAGCAGTACTAAAGCTTGAGGCAAAGGGTGAAATCATTGAAGACTCAGCAACCCAAGTAGGAGACCAGGACGACACACAGG AGCCCGCGCAAGCTGCCCCTCCTCCCGAGCCATTTGACAACACCACCTACAAGAATCTCCAGCATCATGACTATACCACGTACACCTTCTTAGACCTGAACCTGGACCTCTCGAAATTAAGGTTGCCCCAGCCCTCTTCCGGACGAGAATCACCTCGCCACTGA